DNA from Mugil cephalus isolate CIBA_MC_2020 chromosome 5, CIBA_Mcephalus_1.1, whole genome shotgun sequence:
ggctGTGGTTCCATTGCACTGCCTCTGATAACATAAACCATATTGGCTCTTCTGGTATGACATGTTTTTCCACTGTACTGAGTGATTCATTGATGATTAGATTATGCTGCTTCGCTGAGTTGGCTAATAAAATTAATggtcatacttttttttttttttttttttttcttcccccctcccaGAGTCTAACAATGTCTCCGTGAGCGTGTTTTTGCTGCGGTGCAATAAAAACAGTCTGCTAACTGACCCCTGCCTCCTCTAGGTCAGCGCGTCTCCCAGCTGTGTGCGAGCGGCCATGAAGATGTTGTACTGTCCCTACTGCTCCGGCCAAGTGGCCCTGAAACCGTGCCAGAATTACTGTCTGAATGTGATGCGTGGGTGTTTCGCTAACCAGGCCGACTTGGACACCGAATGGAACAATTTCCTCGGTAAGTGGACGACTCGCGAACAAGGACACCTTCTGCAGCCGCCGCTAAACTGATTACATCCTCTTACAACCATAACACCTCGACGTGTTTGATTTTGCTCCGCCTGCTTGTTTGCACAGCCTCGTGTTTCTGCGATAGACCATTATAGTTTCACCTAATCTAATCCTCTCTTATCTGAACATGCGCCCATGTTTACCCTTTTACATGAGAACAGTGTTACGGGGCCGGGATAATTACGAGTGAGATATGTTACACCGTAGTTTTGCCAGAACATGTTTAacaaatgaacttttttttttgattttttttttttttgtttaaaaaatctTGCACAAACACGTCCTTCATTCTTTAGCATTTTGTTTAAGTAAAGGGAGTGGAGGGTCTGTGCATGTTGTGGCCCTCAGAATGAATGCAGCTCTTGTGTTGTGTAAACAGGCATAGATCAGTTCAGTGTGTGGTGCTCATgccctcgttttttttttttttaactgtgtgccttTATATTCAtcctgatttttttgttgttgttgttgttttttatcacTGTTACTTGTGTCCCAGGCTGCTGACGCTTCTGGTGTCTGTGGCTtctgtttgttatgttttttttttgcgttccTGCTGTGCTGCAGCTTTTACTCTGCCTTAGTTTAACGTCTCAATCTCCCACTCTTGTGCGTGTGCTTCCCTCTAGTGGTGGCTTTTTGTaccaagattaaaataaaaacttcatgcttccatttgtaaaaaaaaaacgttatcgTTCTGCTTTTCAGACGCCATGCTCAGCCTGGCCGAGAGGCTCGAAGGCCCCTTTAATTTCGAGTCCGTCATGGATCCCATTGACGTGAAGATTTCGGAGGCCATCATGATCATGCAGGATAACAGCATGCAAGTGTCGCAGAAAGTGAGTATCATCTCCTGTTTTCGACAGAAAGTACCAAGAAACCAAAAGGTTGCCTTCCGCCGCTCGGAGTGCTCATTCTTGCTCTTGTCCTGCAACAGGTTTTCCAAGGATGTGGGATGCCTAAACAACAGAGCACTTCCTTCCGTTCCACGCGTTCCGTGAAAGAAACCGGCTTCACCGGCCGCTTCCGACCTTACAGTCCCGATGCAAGACCCACCACTGCCGCTGGGACTAGTTTAGATCGATTGGTAAGGGTGAAGAAAACGCGCAACTCAAACCGATTCGTCTTCGTTAGTTTTGAGTTGTTGTTTGTGACCTGTGTTGTGCGTGCTCTCTACGACGCAGACAACCGAGgtgaagaagaagctaaaatcCGCAAAGAAGTTCTGGTCCACGTTGCCAGAGGCCGTGTGCGCCGGTGACAAGATTGCACCTGGTGACGAGTGTTGGAACGGAACAGCAAAGAGCAGGTAGGACGCGCCCGCGTTAACAAGAGTCTACGCTGCATGTGCGGCGCGTCGAAAGTGCAGCAGCTTAAATTCACAATTGCTCCCGCGCAGGTACGAGTCCGTCGTCATCGGCAACGGGCTGGCCAATCAGGTGTCCAACCCGGACGTGGACGTGGACATAACGAAACCGGACGTCGTGATCCGGAGTCAGATCGCAGCTTTAAAGGAAATGACGAGTTGGCTGAAAGCGGCGCACAGCGGCAATGACATCTCGGTCGAAAGCGGTGAGGATGGTAAACGGGCTTTTTAGGGTTTTTCACTGTGACTCAGGGTCGCGCACATCTAACccctcgtgttttttttttaccccagaCGATGCCGTCAGCTCAGGAGAGGGGAGCGGCAGCGGCTGCGACTCTCAATCCTGCGACACGGACCAGGACATCTACTTCTCCATTCCACCAAAAACTGAGAAACCCCGAGTTAATCCGGTGCAAAGCACGGCGGCCGGGTTCGCCTCACCGAGCAGCATGGCGCTGGCGCTCTGCGGGCTGGCCCTGGCCCTGCTCGCCCCCCACTTGAGATAAAACTGGCTgggcagaaagaggaagagaatgaCCAGGAAAAAAAACGGAAGCGAAGGGGAAAACTGTCAGAGAGACTTTATAAAGACTGCCTTCAGGACCTTGGACTGTCCACcatttttggggggggggagactCTTCTTAATATAACAATAACTTCACTATTaactatttgtttttatgttttaaggACATTAGTGTACAGCGATATAATTTTCTTCCCAAGAAATCCACCTTTTTCCCCCAGTTAAACCTGCTTTTTCCGGCGGCTCTTTCGGAGCTGCCCTACGGTTCTGCTTGCAGCGTTACAAACATCATATAATTGTCGTATGTTGGCAATTTATCCTCATGATTCATTTTGTGCCTTCTTCAGCGATTGCCATCTGACGTCGATGTGTTAAGGTTTCGCAGAAACGCCGAGCGCCTGCACTGGGACGTATCTTCACGTTTCTAAGGATGTTCGCTCTTTTCCATTATTCAGAGACCCAGCTGAGCAGTGGAGACGTCGTCACGAATGTTAACGGTTTCGCAACAACTGTCTTGCACACCAACGAATGTGCacactgtgaatatttgtgcatttttcatACGTTTAGAAACAAGCAGCCAGCCAGAAATTCTCGTAGCTTGCTATTGATCTCAGCCAAGGAACGGGTTTGAGCTTTTGTTCAGTCGTCTTTGGAGCGGAGAACCAGGACACGGCTCATCTTTTAGAAATGCGACGAGGAGAGAAGTTACAGcgcaggtgtttgtgtttgacccGGAGATGGAATCGCGCTTTAGAAGAGCCTACAGGGGGCGCTCTCTGAGCCCCGAACATGCATATTGTATGTCTGCTATGAGCATTATCTCGACctaacttttcattttcctcatcaagggtttaatttaatttctacaGCTAAAGCAGTTCAGTAGTAAGGTCATACCTCATGCATATTCTCATTATCAATGCAATCTAGTGATGTTGAGTTGAAAGTGTCTGATAGAGTTAGATATGTGGTTGGTATCCCTGCTGTTACCCCTAAAGAAGGCAAAGCTGACAAGTCCTgaatgccctttttttttttttttggtactgTAAGCTCAGTTCAGCACAGAACAGAAGATCTGACTCTACACAGTCTTACTtgtttgaaaaagaagaaaaaaaaaggcgtgtTCAGAGCGTTTCACAAATAACTagagaggaggaacaaaagACAGTGTTGTTGATCAAATGAAATCAAGGTTATTTTAATACAGGGTTTTATGTTGAGGAGGTGTTGTaatttttttagctgtttttttttggtatgaAGATGAATATTAGGTACTACAGTGGATTTTACCGCTAGTTTTCGGTGGTGGAAGAGGACAGTGTGCACAGAGAATGGGGGCACTTTCAGTCAGTGTGCACAGTTTTACgggctcatttttttttttgtgtttttatttgttttggttttttttgccCACATCCCCTCACCCCACAACACACACTTGTACCTCTTAGATGGCCTGCGTCAGTATAAAAGGAGTCATCCTGAACCAGTTGATCTACCTATCCGCATC
Protein-coding regions in this window:
- the gpc4 gene encoding glypican-4 isoform X2 — its product is MKTLSVLCVVCTLVVLSGAAEQKLKNCNEVREAYSSKGFNVNDVPNKGVNGAPLKVCPQGVSCCTVEMEEKLSQQSHTEIKAPVSRLSTTLQSTFKQKHGHFDNFFRELLKNAQDSLHNMFVRTYGVMYVQNAELFKNFFEDLTKYYISGSAAVNLDAMLSDFWADLLERMFRLVNVQYEFSDAYMECVSRHTDQLMPFGDVPRKLRIQLMRAFVAARTFVRGLALMPEVVNKVSTVSASPSCVRAAMKMLYCPYCSGQVALKPCQNYCLNVMRGCFANQADLDTEWNNFLDAMLSLAERLEGPFNFESVMDPIDVKISEAIMIMQDNSMQVSQKVFQGCGMPKQQSTSFRSTRSVKETGFTGRFRPYSPDARPTTAAGTSLDRLTTEVKKKLKSAKKFWSTLPEAVCAGDKIAPGDECWNGTAKSRYESVVIGNGLANQVSNPDVDVDITKPDVVIRSQIAALKEMTSWLKAAHSGNDISVESDDAVSSGEGSGSGCDSQSCDTDQDIYFSIPPKTEKPRVNPVQSTAAGFASPSSMALALCGLALALLAPHLR
- the gpc4 gene encoding glypican-4 isoform X1; this encodes MKTLSVLCVVCTLVVLSGAAEQKLKNCNEVREAYSSKGFNVNDVPNKGVNGAPLKVCPQGVSCCTVEMEEKLSQQSHTEIKAPVSRLSTTLQSTFKQKHGHFDNFFRELLKNAQDSLHNMFVRTYGVMYVQNAELFKNFFEDLTKYYISGSAAVNLDAMLSDFWADLLERMFRLVNVQYEFSDAYMECVSRHTDQLMPFGDVPRKLRIQLMRAFVAARTFVRGLALMPEVVNKVSTVSASPSCVRAAMKMLYCPYCSGQVALKPCQNYCLNVMRGCFANQADLDTEWNNFLDAMLSLAERLEGPFNFESVMDPIDVKISEAIMIMQDNSMQVSQKVFQGCGMPKQQSTSFRSTRSVKETGFTGRFRPYSPDARPTTAAGTSLDRLTTEVKKKLKSAKKFWSTLPEAVCAGDKIAPGDECWNGTAKSRYESVVIGNGLANQVSNPDVDVDITKPDVVIRSQIAALKEMTSWLKAAHSGNDISVESGEDDDAVSSGEGSGSGCDSQSCDTDQDIYFSIPPKTEKPRVNPVQSTAAGFASPSSMALALCGLALALLAPHLR